Proteins co-encoded in one Arachis hypogaea cultivar Tifrunner chromosome 11, arahy.Tifrunner.gnm2.J5K5, whole genome shotgun sequence genomic window:
- the LOC112721136 gene encoding UDP-glycosyltransferase 84B2, with protein sequence MSSSKEVINVLMVSPTLQGHLNPTLNFAKRLASKGVHVTLAIPEELRQRFQNLHNQETNNKPSKIQLAYFSDGLSVDHDRSNDPAAFFASFETKGAENLSNLITHLKEHDRSFSCLIANPFMPWSVDVAVSHGIPCAIFFPQASALFSIYCRYACKTNCFPDMENPNETLQLPSLPTLQVRELPSFLLPSCPPYHKKLVTDFEPILDKVKWILGASVYEFEEEIVNSMASLRPILTIGPLVSPYLLGQKESEDFDDLSVNLLRPEDSCLQWLNDKATSSVIYVAFGSLMELSQKQMDNIAIALKNTKKPFLWVIRPQKGGAELPQEFLEETKEKGLVVTWCPQANVLMHPAVACFVSHCGWNSTLEAVTAGVPIVALPNWSDQPTNAKLVEDVFKTGVRMRIGEEEDGVASAQEVERCITEVMEGTRAEEIKMRAVGLKEAARKAMVDGGSSDRNINRFVTEISGKFT encoded by the coding sequence ATGTCTTCATCTAAAGAAGTTATCAATGTTTTAATGGTGTCACCAACTCTTCAAGGCCACCTGAATCCAACTCTCAATTTTGCGAAACGCCTTGCATCAAAGGGTGTCCACGTCACATTAGCAATACCCGAAGAACTACGTCAGCGTTTCCAAAACCTCCACAACCAAGAAACCAATAACAAGCCATCAAAGATCCAACTAGCGTACTTCTCTGATGGCCTTAGCGTTGACCATGATCGCAGCAACGATCCCGCGGCTTTCTTCGCTTCCTTCGAAACCAAAGGTGCGGAGAATCTTTCAAACCTCATCACTCACCTAAAGGAGCACGATCGAAGCTTCTCGTGCTTGATCGCAAATCCTTTCATGCCGTGGTCAGTGGATGTTGCCGTTTCTCATGGAATTCCTTGTGCCATATTTTTCCCCCAAGCTTCGGCTCTTTTTTCCATTTACTGTCGCTATGCATGCAAAACGAACTGTTTTCCTGACATGGAGAATCCAAATGAGACCCTTCAGCTACCATCACTGCCAACGTTGCAGGTTCGAGAACTTCCCAGCTTTTTGCTCCCCTCTTGCCCTCCCTACCACAAGAAATTGGTTACGGATTTTGAACCAATCTTGGACAAAGTGAAATGGATTTTAGGAGCTTCCGTTTACGAGTTTGAAGAGGAGATAGTGAACTCCATGGCTTCACTGAGACCTATTCTCACCATTGGACCCCTTGTGTCACCTTATTTGTTAGGACAAAAAGAGAGTGAAGATTTTGATGATCTTAGTGTAAATTTGTTGAGGCCAGAAGATTCTTGTCTACAATGGCTTAACGATAAGGCAACTAGTTCGGTTATCTACGTGGCATTTGGTAGTTTAATGGAACTTTCACAGAAGCAAATGGATAACATCGCAATTGCTTTGAAGAATACAAAGAAACCGTTTCTCTGGGTGATTAGGCCACAGAAGGGTGGTGCTGAATTGCCACAAGAGTTCTTggaagaaacgaaagaaaagggaTTAGTGGTGACGTGGTGCCCTCAGGCAAATGTGCTAATGCATCCTGCAGTGGCTTGCTTTGTAAGCCACTGCGGCTGGAACTCGACCCTGGAAGCTGTGACGGCCGGCGTACCGATAGTTGCCCTTCCCAACTGGTCAGATCAACCCACGAATGCTAAGCTTGTAGAAGATGTGTTTAAGACTGGGGTGAGGATGAGGATTGGGGAAGAAGAAGATGGGGTTGCGAGCGCACAAGAGGTTGAAAGATGTATTACGGAAGTCATGGAGGGCACCAGGGCTGAAGAGATTAAGATGAGAGCAGTGGGGCTAAAAGAAGCTGCACGGAAAGCGATGGTGGATGGTGGTTCGTCAGATAGAAATATCAATCGGTTTGTCACCGAAATTTCTGGGAAATTCACTTAG